A region of the Dyadobacter sp. CECT 9275 genome:
AAGTACCCGAGACTTTCAGGTCAGAGGAGAGAGAAATGAAAATAAAAATAGCCCTGCTTTTACTTATAACCAGCTTATCAACCACTGCCTGTGGTGGCCGTGCTGCCAACCCAGTCATGACCATGCAGTACGGCGACCAAAAGAAAAGCTGCCGTGCCCTGGAAAGCGAAATGATCGGCGTACAACAAGAAATATCCCGCCTTGTTCCTAAAACTGATAAGACCGGCAAGAACGTGGCATTAGGGGTTGCCGGAGCGTTCGTTCTGTTCCCCTGGTTCTTTATGGATTTCAGCCATGCCGAAGAAGAAGAGGTGAATGCTTACCGCCAACGTTATAATAATCTGGCAAGTTTGGCAGCCGACAAGGGCTGTGATATTGATACCAGGCCCATCCCAGTTATCAAATCCCATACATCCGAACGTTTCAAAGAAGATTCTAAGCTGAACTAGGTTTATAGCTGCCGGGTTTCAGGATGTTTAGACTTCTGCTCTTTCGAAACAGAATCCTCAACTCATGCTTTCTCCATTTGGTTTATTTTTCAATACAAGAATAAACTAATAGTTTATCTTTGTGGAAAATTATAAACACAAGTATTGACAAAGTTTGTTTTTCTTAGTATAAATAAACTATGAGTTTACCAAATGAGAAAAAATTAAACCATTTGCTACGCGACTGGCCGTCAGAAGCAGTTGTCGTTACTTCGTGGCTTAACGATCAGGGATATTCCAATCAACTGCTTAACCGTTATAAAAAAAGCGCCTGGATCGAATCTCTGGGTACAGGAGCTTTGATCAAAACCGGCGATAAGGTCGGCTATGAGGGGGCCGTGTACGCGCTGCAAAACCAGCTGAATCTCTCAGTTCACCCGGGCGGACGAACAGCATTGTCTTTACTTGGCAAAGCGCACTACCTCGAATTATCTCAAACGAAAGTTGATCTGTTCGGTGATACCTTTGAAACATTGCCCGGCTGGTGTGAAAATAGGGATTGGGGAGTAAAACTGGCCTATCATAAATCGAATTTTCTCCCAGGTAATATCGGCTTGACAGACTTAGAGCTTAAGTCCTTTTCAATCAAAGTATCGTCTGCCGCCAGGGCCATGATGGAATGCCTGTACCTTGCAAAAACCAACCCGCAAATCATAGAATGTTATGAGCTGATGGAAGGAATGAACAATTTGCGGCCAGGCTCTGTGCAGCAACTGCTGAATCAGTGTAATTCGGTGAAAGTAAAGCGTCTTTTCCTTTATATGGCCGAAAAGGCTGAGCACTCATGGGTTCAGCATTTGGTAGTTGAGCAAATAGAT
Encoded here:
- a CDS encoding type IV toxin-antitoxin system AbiEi family antitoxin, which translates into the protein MSLPNEKKLNHLLRDWPSEAVVVTSWLNDQGYSNQLLNRYKKSAWIESLGTGALIKTGDKVGYEGAVYALQNQLNLSVHPGGRTALSLLGKAHYLELSQTKVDLFGDTFETLPGWCENRDWGVKLAYHKSNFLPGNIGLTDLELKSFSIKVSSAARAMMECLYLAKTNPQIIECYELMEGMNNLRPGSVQQLLNQCNSVKVKRLFLYMAEKAEHSWVQHLVVEQIDMGKGKRSLTKNGSYVSKYQITVPKELEEHGKQNL